The window AGCTGGCGTAGACATTATTAAAACAGACAGTTGGAAATTACTGAGTGCAGGTGATGAAAGCGCTCCAGCAGAAATACAAGTGGGTGAGCAGTTACTTTCCGCCAACCTCATTATTGGCGCAGACGGCGGCCGCTCGCAGGTGCGCCAGTTTGCTGAGTTACCCATTAGCTTCTGGGACTACGAGCAGCGCGGCATTGTCGCCAACATTCGTACTGAACAGCCGCATAATGGCGTGGCACGACAAGTATTTTTACCGACAGGACCGCTGGCGCTGTTACCCACGCCCGACCCACATACTGTTTCTATTGTCTGGTCAGCGGACGAGCCGCTGGCGGTGGCGTTACTGAATGAAAGCCCGGAACGGTTCGCTAAACAGGTAGAAACCGAGTCAGGGCGAGTGCTGGGCGCATGTGAGTGCGTGTCTGACGTAAAAGCTTTCCCGCTTAGAATGCAGTACGCACGGCAGTGGTTTCATCAGCGCATTGTGTTGGCCGGCGACGCCGCGCACACCATTCATCCGCTTGCCGGGCAGGGCGCTAACTTGGGCTTTGGCGACGTGAAAGAGCTGTGCGAACAGTTGCAGGACATCGACTTAAAAGCACTTACCGATTTAACCAAACGCCTTGGCGCCTATCAGCGTTCCCGCAAAGCTGACACCCAAGTTATGATAGCTGCCATGGAGCTCTTCAAGCGCGGCTTTGGTACCGCTAACCCGGTGATAAAAGGACTGCGCGCCATCGCCTTTGGTGTGGCGAATAAATTGACGCTCTTAAAAAGAAAACTCGCTGAAATCGCTGTCGCCTGATGCTATTGCATCAGGTGCGATCTTTAAATTCGCGCTTTTAAGTAATCGGCCAGTTGAGAAGCCGCACTGGAAGCGCCGCCAGCCAGACGCATAATGACGTTTACTGATCCGGGGGTTGGTAGGCTTTGCCCATTCGCTAAAGCATCAATGACTGAGACACTCTCGGGTACGGTACTTTTGGCTAACACCGTTATACCCAGTCCACTATTCAACGCCGCGGTGAGCCCGGAGAAATCTGTATTGGTATAAGTAATTCGATAAGGCTGTCGAATGCGCTGCAAACTTTGCTCAGCCCGACGCCGGTAAATGCAGCCATCCGGCGCGACAACTAACGGCAAACTGGGCTGCTCAACCAATGCCGGCGAACCGACCCAAACCAGCTCCTCCCGCTGAATTAACACATCGCTTTTATTGGTCTGCTCGCGCAACGCCAGAATAATATCGAATTGCTGCCCGAGCCCGGAAAGTAAGTCTTTACTCAGCCCTGAAGTTACCTGCAACGTAACCTGTGGGTACACCTGGGCAAACTGGCCCAGTACTTTCGGTAATAAGCTAGACGCAAATTCACTGGTAATACCCAGGCGTACTTTACCGCTGACTTGCTGGGGCTCGAACTGAGCCCAGGCCTGATCATTGAGTGCCAGCATACGTTGTGCGTAGTCAAACAGAACGTCGCCGTCCGGGGTCAACGCAAAGCCATTGCCCTGGCGAACAAGCAACTCGACCCCAAGTTGCTCTTCCAGTTTTTTGAGTTGCAGACTGATAGCGGGCTGGGAGCGCCCCATGCGCTCGCCGGCCAGCGTCATGCTGCCTAACTCGACAACGGCGCTAAAACTGCGTAATGCCTCTAATGATAAATGTTTCATTGGTTTGCTTTATAAAGTGATTAGTTACTATTTGAAAAATTAATAGCATTATAAGCATTATTGATTTTAAGTTTAAGTCAATCACGCCTATAATTTGCGCCCATAAACACGCACATAAAGTGAACAGATAAGGAACGCGTTATGGGTAGCAAAACGCCACTGTACGATGCACACGTAAAAGCCGGTGCCAAAATGGTCGACTTTCATGGCTGGGACATGCCGCTGAACTATGGCTCACAGATTGAAGAACACCACGCGGTACGCCGCGACTGCGGTGTTTTCGATGTGTCGCACATGACCATTGTTGATGTTGAAGGCGCTCAGGCTCAGGCGTTTTTGCGTTACTTGCTTGCTAATGACGTGGCTAAGCTTAAAGCGGAAGGTAAAGCACAATACACCAGCATGCTGAACGAAAACGGCGGTGTTATTGATGACCTTATCGTGTATCACTTTTCTGAAACGTCTTATCGTATGGTTGTCAACTCAGCCACGCGTGACCGTGACTTAGCATGGATTGAAAAAGTCGCTGCCGATTTTGATGTCACCACGAAAGAACGTGACGATATGGGCATGCTTGCTTTGCAAGGCCCTAACGCTGCTGAGAAAATTCAAAAAGTACTTTCAAGCGAACAATACGCTGAAATTGACGGCATGAAACCATTCGTTGGTAAACAAGTGGGCGACTTTTTCATCGCGACCACCGGTTACACCGGCGAAAAAGGCTACGAAATTGTGGTTCCGGCTGACCAGCTTGAAGCGCTGTGGGATGCTCTGCTAAAAGCTGACGTCGCGCCTTGTGGACTGGGCGCACGTGATACCCTGCGCTTAGAAGCAGGAATGAACCTGTACGGTCAGGACATGGACGAAAATATCACACCATTAGAAGCTAACATGGGCTGGAGTGTGGCATTTGAGCCAGCAGACAGAGATTTTATTGGCCGTAAAGCACTAGAGCAGAAAAAAGCGGAAGGTCACGACAAGCTGGTAGGCTTGGTGATGGAAGAAAAAGGTGTGCTTCGTCACGGTCAAAAAGTGACCGTAGAGGGTGGCGAAGGTATCATCACTTCTGGTACATTCTCGCCTACACTTGGTTTCTCAGTCGCAATGGCGCGTGTACCTGCTTCAGTGGGTGATACGGCGGACGTTGAAATGCGTAAGAAACAAGTACCGGTGAAGGTCGTCAAACCGGGCTTCGTGCGAAACGGTCAATCTGTTTTATAATTCTGTTTCATCACAATAAACGATTTTGAACTACAGGAAGTCATTATGAGCAATATTCCAGCCGATCTGAAATACGCGTCAACTCACGAGTGGGTGCGCGACGAAGGTGATGGCACCTTTACCGTTGGTATCTCTGAGCACGCGCAAGAGCTGTTAGGAGACATGGTTTTCGTTGAGTTACCAGACGTTGGTGACAAAGTTGAAACAGGCGACGACATTGCTGTTGCTGAATCCGTAAAAGCGGCATCAGACATTTACGCACCAATGACAGGCGAAATTGTTGCAGTCAACGAAGACTTGGAAGACGCGCCAGAAACGGTTAATAACGACCCTTATGGCGACGGCTGGTTATTCCGTATTAAAGCGGATGACAGCAGTGAACTTGAAAATTTATTGGACGCGAACGCATACGAGGCTTCAATAGACGAAGACTAAGCCATTGGACTTTGTACCAATGACTAAGCGTCCTGAGCCCCGGAAATTAACCGGGGTTCGTTGTTTCTTACTATCGATAAATGTACGAGGCTGAGTTAAATGAGCAGTACTACCCTGACGCAATTAGAACACCACGATGAGTTCATCGGTCGCCACATTGGCCCAAGTGCTGAAGAGCAAAAAGCCATGTTGGCAGAGCTGGGTGTGGATTCTTTAGAAGCTTTAACCAAAGACACGGTGCCTGGCGCAATATTGCGCGAACCGTTCTTGCAAGTTGGTGAGCCGCAAACGGAACGTGAGGCGTTAGCTCGTCTGAAAACCATTGCTCAGAAAAACGAAATTTTCACCTCGTACATTGGTATGGGTTATTACGATACGGTCGTACCGAACGTTATTTTACGTAACGTGTTGGAAAACCCGGGTTGGTACACCGCGTACACGCCGTATCAACCAGAAATTGCGCAAGGTCGCTTAGAAGCGCTGCTGAACTTCCAGCAAATGACCATGGACTTAACCGGCCTGGATTTAGCCAGCGCGTCTTTGCTTGATGAAGCAACAGCAGCAGCGGAAGCCATGGCGATGGCCAAGCGCGTGTCTAAAAACAAGAAGTCTAACGCCTTCTTTATTGCCGACAATGTTTACCCACAGACCATCGACGTGGTGAAAACCCGAGCCGAGTACTATGGCTTTGACACTATTGTTGGTCCTGCACGTGAAGCATCCGACCATGATGTATTCGGTGCGTTACTGCAATACCCGGACAAGCAAGGCCAGTTGCACAACATTGAACAGTTAATTGGTGAGTTGCAGGAGAAAAAGGCCATTGTCGCCGTTGCTTCTGACTTAATGAGCCTGTTAATGCTGAAGTCTCCGGGTGAAATGGGCGCTGATATGGTGTTTGGTAACGCACAACGCTTTGGTGTACCGATGGGCTACGGTGGTCCTCACGCGGCATTCTTTGCTACTCGTGACAAATTTAAGCGTTCACTGCCTGGCCGTATCATTGGTGTTTCTAAAGACTCTCGTGGACGTCCTGCGTTGCGTATGGCCATGCAGACGCGTGAGCAACACATACGCCGCGAAAAAGCCAACTCAAACATTTGTACCGCGCAGGTGCTGCTGGCAAACATGGCGTCTTTCTACGCTGTGTATCACGGTCCACAAGGCTTGCGCCGTATTGCTAACCGCATTCACCGTCTGACTGACATTGTCGCGTTAGGTATGCAGGACAAAGGCGTGAAGCTGGTGAACAGCCACTGGTTTGACACCTTAACCTTTGAAATGAAAGACAACGCAACCGACGTGTTAGCGCGCTCAAAAGCAGCGGGTATTAACCTGCGCGTTGACGGCGAAGGCGTATTTGGCGTTAGCTTAGATGAAGCGAAAACGCGTGACGACGTTGAAACGCTGTTTAACGTGTTGTTTGGTGAGAATCATGGTCTGGACATTGACGTACTGGACAGCCGTGTTGCGGGCGGAGATGTCGAGTCGATTCCTGCGGCGTTGGTACGTCAGTCAGACTACTTACAGCACCCGGTATTCAACGAGTATCACTCAGAAACCGAAATGCTGCGTTACATTAAAAAGCTTGAAAACAAAGATTTAGCCCTGAATCACTCCATGATTTCATTGGGCTCTTGCACCATGAAACTGAATGCGACTGCTGAAATGATTCCGGTCACCTGGCCTGAGTTTGGTCAGTTGCATCCGTTCTGCCCGGTAGAACAGGCACAAGGCTACCAGGAGTTGGTCGGCACATTGTCTGAATGGCTATTGGACATTACTGGTTACGACGCCATGTCGATGCAGCCGAACTCGGGTGCACAAGGCGAATACGCTGGCTTGCTGGCTATTCAGAAGTACCATGAGAGCCGCAATGAAGGGCACCGCAATATCTGCTTAATTCCAAGCTCTGCGCACGGGACTAACCCAGCTTCTGCGCAAATGATTAACATGAAAGTGGTGGTGGTCGACTGTGACAAACACGGCAACGTGGACATGGACGACTTAAAAGCCAAGGCCGAAGAAGCGGGCGATAACCTGTCGTGCATTATGGTGACTTACCCGTCAACGCACGGTGTTTACGAAGAAGGCATTAAAGACATTTGTGATCTGGTTCACAGCTACGGCGGTCAGGTTTACATGGACGGTGCCAACATGAACGCACAGGTTGGCGTAACCTCACCGGGTTACATTGGCTCGGACGTATCGCACCTGAACTTGCACAAAACCTTCTGTATTCCACACGGTGGCGGTGGCCCGGGTATGGGGCCTATTGGTGTGAAGCAGCACTTAGCTGAGTTCCTGCCGAACCACTCGGTGATTAATATCGACGGTCCTAAAGCAGGCAACGGCGCGGTATCTGCTGCGCAGTTTGGTAGTGCCAGCATTCTGACCATTTCATGGATGTACATTGCCATGATGGGCGGACGCGGCTTACGTGAAGCGTCAGAAACCGCTATTTTGAACGCCAACTATGTTGCTGAGAAGCTGAGTAAGCACTTCAAAATTCTGTATCGTGGCCGCAACAACCGTGTCGCGCACGAGTGCATTATCG is drawn from Idiomarina piscisalsi and contains these coding sequences:
- the gcvH gene encoding glycine cleavage system protein GcvH; this translates as MSNIPADLKYASTHEWVRDEGDGTFTVGISEHAQELLGDMVFVELPDVGDKVETGDDIAVAESVKAASDIYAPMTGEIVAVNEDLEDAPETVNNDPYGDGWLFRIKADDSSELENLLDANAYEASIDED
- a CDS encoding FAD-dependent oxidoreductase yields the protein MTRKYTDIVVVGGGMIGLSLATKLAQQGRQVIVIERHDQPELTEELALRVSALNDRSRSVLADCDAWQKIQAHRTGPYNSMQVWDKDSSAHIEFSAEEINAEDIGAIVENNVAEHFLWESAEQAGVDIIKTDSWKLLSAGDESAPAEIQVGEQLLSANLIIGADGGRSQVRQFAELPISFWDYEQRGIVANIRTEQPHNGVARQVFLPTGPLALLPTPDPHTVSIVWSADEPLAVALLNESPERFAKQVETESGRVLGACECVSDVKAFPLRMQYARQWFHQRIVLAGDAAHTIHPLAGQGANLGFGDVKELCEQLQDIDLKALTDLTKRLGAYQRSRKADTQVMIAAMELFKRGFGTANPVIKGLRAIAFGVANKLTLLKRKLAEIAVA
- the gcvP gene encoding aminomethyl-transferring glycine dehydrogenase: MSSTTLTQLEHHDEFIGRHIGPSAEEQKAMLAELGVDSLEALTKDTVPGAILREPFLQVGEPQTEREALARLKTIAQKNEIFTSYIGMGYYDTVVPNVILRNVLENPGWYTAYTPYQPEIAQGRLEALLNFQQMTMDLTGLDLASASLLDEATAAAEAMAMAKRVSKNKKSNAFFIADNVYPQTIDVVKTRAEYYGFDTIVGPAREASDHDVFGALLQYPDKQGQLHNIEQLIGELQEKKAIVAVASDLMSLLMLKSPGEMGADMVFGNAQRFGVPMGYGGPHAAFFATRDKFKRSLPGRIIGVSKDSRGRPALRMAMQTREQHIRREKANSNICTAQVLLANMASFYAVYHGPQGLRRIANRIHRLTDIVALGMQDKGVKLVNSHWFDTLTFEMKDNATDVLARSKAAGINLRVDGEGVFGVSLDEAKTRDDVETLFNVLFGENHGLDIDVLDSRVAGGDVESIPAALVRQSDYLQHPVFNEYHSETEMLRYIKKLENKDLALNHSMISLGSCTMKLNATAEMIPVTWPEFGQLHPFCPVEQAQGYQELVGTLSEWLLDITGYDAMSMQPNSGAQGEYAGLLAIQKYHESRNEGHRNICLIPSSAHGTNPASAQMINMKVVVVDCDKHGNVDMDDLKAKAEEAGDNLSCIMVTYPSTHGVYEEGIKDICDLVHSYGGQVYMDGANMNAQVGVTSPGYIGSDVSHLNLHKTFCIPHGGGGPGMGPIGVKQHLAEFLPNHSVINIDGPKAGNGAVSAAQFGSASILTISWMYIAMMGGRGLREASETAILNANYVAEKLSKHFKILYRGRNNRVAHECIIDLRPMKDAAGIAEIDVAKRLQDYGFHSPTMSFPVAGTIMVEPTESESKAELDRFIEALVSIKAEADKVASGDWPKDNNPLVNAPHTLADITDAEWDRPYDRQTATYPVEAVGYDKFWPTVNRIDDVFGDRNLMCSCPSIEEYR
- the gcvT gene encoding glycine cleavage system aminomethyltransferase GcvT, which gives rise to MGSKTPLYDAHVKAGAKMVDFHGWDMPLNYGSQIEEHHAVRRDCGVFDVSHMTIVDVEGAQAQAFLRYLLANDVAKLKAEGKAQYTSMLNENGGVIDDLIVYHFSETSYRMVVNSATRDRDLAWIEKVAADFDVTTKERDDMGMLALQGPNAAEKIQKVLSSEQYAEIDGMKPFVGKQVGDFFIATTGYTGEKGYEIVVPADQLEALWDALLKADVAPCGLGARDTLRLEAGMNLYGQDMDENITPLEANMGWSVAFEPADRDFIGRKALEQKKAEGHDKLVGLVMEEKGVLRHGQKVTVEGGEGIITSGTFSPTLGFSVAMARVPASVGDTADVEMRKKQVPVKVVKPGFVRNGQSVL
- a CDS encoding LysR family transcriptional regulator, coding for MKHLSLEALRSFSAVVELGSMTLAGERMGRSQPAISLQLKKLEEQLGVELLVRQGNGFALTPDGDVLFDYAQRMLALNDQAWAQFEPQQVSGKVRLGITSEFASSLLPKVLGQFAQVYPQVTLQVTSGLSKDLLSGLGQQFDIILALREQTNKSDVLIQREELVWVGSPALVEQPSLPLVVAPDGCIYRRRAEQSLQRIRQPYRITYTNTDFSGLTAALNSGLGITVLAKSTVPESVSVIDALANGQSLPTPGSVNVIMRLAGGASSAASQLADYLKARI